TGCTTGCCGAAGCCGGGCACGCGAGCGGCCTCAACGCGCGGCTGGACATCATCAAGCGTGAGCCCGACGCGACGGTGGCCCAGCTCATGCAGGCGCAACTGAAGGAGGCCGGCATCAACCTCACGATCAAGACCGTCGACCGCCAGTCCATGCAGGCCAGTCTGCGCGCCAAGAACCACATGTTCGGCATCGGCCGCTTCACGGTGCCGGGGATCGACCCCGCGCAGACGTTCGGACGGATATTCGGACGGCGCGCGCGTATTCAGCGGACCGGCGTGAGCGACGAGGAGCTCTTCGACATGATCGACAATGCCGCTCGGCAGACCGATCAATCGGTGCGAAAGGGTCTCTACCGCGAGATTCAAGCCTACCTGGTCGACAATGCGCTCTACGGCTTCCTGTTCTTCATGGAGTCGACTCAGGTTGAGCGGACCTCGGTGAAAAACCTGAAGCGCACGGTGGGCGGCGCCTGGGTGTTCGCCGAAGCGTGGACGGCGAAATAGCCGTTCCGAAATCTGGCGCCCTTCGACTTCGCTTCGCTACGCTCAGGGCGAACGGGGATTCTACTCAAGACTAATTAACGTAACCGTTCGCCCTGAGCGTAGCGTCGCGCCAGCGGCGCGAAGTCGAAGGGCGCCAACCCCCACACTCCGCCCTCGGGCTGATGCTTCTGTTCATTTCGAAGCGAATCGGACAAACCGTCCCGGTGGTCCTCCTGGTCTCGTTCTTCGTCTTCTTCGTCATCAACGTGATCCCGGGGGATCCAACCCTCACCGTTCTGGGGGAGTTCGCGACCCCCGAACAACGCGAGATCGCGCGCCAGCAATACGGCTTCGACCGGCCGATGTTCGTCCAATACCTGGATTGGCTGACCAGGACCTTGAGCGGCGACCTGGGCCGATCACTTCACAGCAATGAACGTGTCTGGGCCATGCTGGTCGACCGCCTGCCGGTTTCGCTGGAGTTGAGCGGCCTGGCCCTGATCATTGCCCTCGTCATCGGTATTCCCGCCGGCATACTGGCCGCGCTTCGACGCGGCACGACCATCGACACCGTCATCGGAATGTTCTCGGCCGTAGCCCTTGGCGTGCCCTATTTCTGGCTTGGGGTCCTGCTGATCCTCCTGTTCGCGATCGTTTTCAACCTGCTACCGCCCTCCGGGTACGTCCCTTTCACGGAATCACCCTTCGAAAACCTGAAACTCATGATTCTGCCCGCCCTGAC
This portion of the Deltaproteobacteria bacterium genome encodes:
- a CDS encoding ABC transporter permease encodes the protein MLLFISKRIGQTVPVVLLVSFFVFFVINVIPGDPTLTVLGEFATPEQREIARQQYGFDRPMFVQYLDWLTRTLSGDLGRSLHSNERVWAMLVDRLPVSLELSGLALIIALVIGIPAGILAALRRGTTIDTVIGMFSAVALGVPYFWLGVLLILLFAIVFNLLPPSGYVPFTESPFENLKLMILPALTIGLHVAPLIVRQTRASVLQVLSQDYVRTAHAKGLPWSAIVRKHILRNALIPVLTLVGLQLGNMLGGAIVTETIFSTPGLGSLIVAAVSTRDFPVVQSGIFLVVLLVIFVNLITDILYAYVDPRIRQLLIV